A window of bacterium contains these coding sequences:
- a CDS encoding diguanylate cyclase, with the protein MMHEWFKALLIDDDPGDARLVREMLAGGGFARFDLQVTNRLADGMRRVSDGDIDVVLVDLSLPDSQGINTISILHAHAPDIPIVVLTGTTDEATGVQALNAGAQEYLLKEQASGVVLVRALRYAIERKRLELALKRMTVVDDLTGLYNRRGFFQHAPRRLKFAHREQKRALLAIIDMDGLKQINDTRGHMEGDNAIISVAAVLKQTFRDDDIIARIGGDEFAVLAIVKGHTAEQAILSRLDKNLTAAGTPAGYVLSVSLGLAALETGDAADFDELLKQADQSLYDHKRSKGRIPTATPETTLLEHPTA; encoded by the coding sequence ATGATGCATGAATGGTTCAAAGCCCTGCTGATTGACGACGACCCCGGGGACGCACGCCTCGTCCGGGAAATGCTTGCCGGGGGAGGGTTTGCCCGGTTCGATCTCCAGGTCACGAACCGGCTCGCCGACGGGATGCGACGGGTGTCAGACGGGGACATCGATGTCGTCCTCGTCGACCTCAGCCTGCCCGACAGCCAGGGGATCAACACGATTTCGATCCTCCACGCGCACGCCCCGGATATCCCCATCGTGGTTTTGACCGGGACCACAGACGAGGCCACCGGGGTCCAGGCCCTCAACGCCGGCGCCCAAGAGTATCTCCTGAAGGAACAGGCGAGCGGCGTGGTGCTCGTTCGGGCCCTGCGGTACGCGATCGAGCGGAAGCGGCTGGAGCTCGCGCTCAAGCGGATGACGGTCGTCGACGACCTCACCGGGTTGTACAATCGCCGGGGATTCTTCCAGCACGCCCCCCGGCGTCTCAAGTTCGCCCACCGCGAGCAGAAACGCGCGCTGCTCGCCATTATCGATATGGACGGCCTCAAGCAGATCAACGACACCCGCGGACACATGGAGGGCGACAACGCGATCATCAGCGTGGCGGCCGTCCTCAAGCAGACGTTTCGCGACGACGACATCATCGCCCGCATCGGGGGCGATGAATTCGCCGTCCTCGCGATCGTCAAAGGCCATACGGCAGAACAGGCCATCCTCAGCCGGCTGGACAAGAATCTCACCGCCGCCGGAACGCCGGCCGGATACGTCCTGTCGGTCAGCCTTGGGCTCGCCGCCCTCGAGACGGGGGACGCCGCCGACTTCGATGAGCTGCTCAAGCAGGCCGACCAGAGCCTCTACGATCACAAGCGGAGCAAAGGGCGCATCCCTACGGCGACGCCCGAGACGACGCTCCTGGAGCATCCCACGGCCTAG
- a CDS encoding LD-carboxypeptidase, translating into MSRVPALPPRLLPGQTIGLISPSGPASPAVVEAARARLSQEGFRTVVGRHALDVRGYLAGNDADRAADVHAMFVDPDIHAVLCVRGGYGAMRLLDALQYDLIRRHPKIFIGYSDVTALHLAFYHRAGFVTFHGPMTTAIAKDDGHDLHQLLRAVTLPQPLGPLVNPPGAPEIEPLVPGAAEGTLIGGNLALLTSLLGTPYLPPFSGAVLFIEDIVDHLYRLDRKLVHLRLAGVLEQVAGIVVGESSARDRKAGGDAPPPELSMREILEDLIIRLGKPAIYGLACGHGASHLTLPIGVRARLDATHGVLSIEDPAVT; encoded by the coding sequence ATGTCCCGCGTGCCTGCATTGCCACCGCGCTTGTTGCCAGGGCAGACGATCGGGCTGATCTCGCCGTCCGGACCAGCGTCACCTGCCGTGGTCGAGGCGGCGAGGGCCCGGCTCTCGCAAGAGGGGTTCCGCACCGTAGTGGGCCGCCACGCCCTCGACGTTCGCGGCTATCTGGCGGGCAATGACGCCGACCGGGCGGCCGACGTCCACGCCATGTTCGTCGATCCGGACATCCACGCGGTGCTCTGCGTCCGGGGAGGCTACGGGGCGATGCGGCTTCTGGACGCGTTGCAGTACGATCTCATCCGCCGCCATCCCAAGATCTTCATCGGTTACAGTGACGTGACCGCCCTTCACCTCGCCTTCTACCACCGCGCGGGATTTGTGACCTTTCATGGACCGATGACGACGGCGATCGCGAAGGACGATGGACACGATCTTCATCAGTTGCTCCGCGCCGTCACCCTCCCCCAACCGCTTGGCCCGCTCGTCAACCCACCAGGGGCCCCCGAGATCGAACCGCTCGTCCCGGGCGCCGCGGAGGGGACGTTGATCGGCGGCAACCTGGCGCTCCTCACGTCGCTGCTCGGCACGCCGTACCTCCCCCCCTTCTCCGGGGCCGTGCTCTTCATTGAAGACATCGTCGATCACCTCTACCGGCTCGACAGAAAACTCGTCCACCTTCGCCTGGCTGGCGTGCTCGAGCAGGTAGCCGGCATCGTGGTGGGCGAGTCGTCGGCGAGAGATCGGAAAGCGGGGGGCGACGCCCCGCCGCCAGAGCTCTCGATGCGGGAGATCCTCGAGGATCTGATCATCAGGCTCGGCAAACCGGCGATCTACGGCCTGGCCTGCGGCCACGGCGCATCCCACCTCACGCTCCCGATCGGCGTCCGGGCGCGCCTCGACGCCACCCACGGCGTTCTGTCCATTGAGGATCCCGCGGTCACGTGA
- a CDS encoding ATP-binding protein yields the protein MRIVTLQWVVGIYCALLGAMMISVPNQFEIPAFLALQAYLFWMGTGFLLTGFGLVAASARVLPWWLSTGVHATAGTFLLVQAHASASTGVWPAAANFGLLGLGTALAPLCVPRSDPGGTDRGRDVFALVMGAAAVANGLIILAFPNQLAAPVYDVARPHLGWSGGAFLVTGVALVVLVIFPRTPSLLRRVGYLVAAFPLFAFLILVAWPARSWIGVLYYGGLGAALALLPWIGPFLERLDPSSLRARFGLALAASMAVPLLVAVSVVTYWEVPARVEQEMRSQQILATALAQDVQDFIAIHQSAVAMLAVYPGLSRMTPDRQREIMRIFSRSYPDAVAFVTIDASGNTIARSDDLPRLSAAGTQIFEGVRRANGPSHAVVIGPSIHRAVMQFGTAIHDPRGAFAGSVGVVIEPKRIASTLARASLSTSGDIYLVDERGRVIAYRDPAGVPSLTDFSGRAPVTAVLASGGARGGLRYTLRGEERLAGYAQIPELGWGVVVDRSLAAAVAGANSARELAFAVHLVLVGGAILIGVTAAGLLTRPLEALAREATRLGEGDPAASLPESGVAEVANLSAAFEEMRTRLAARTAERERAEEALRDHARELARSNAELEEFAYVASHDLQEPLRMIKSYLQLLQKRHGRTLDGDAHQFLAYAVDGASRMQQLINDLLAYSRVGMTKAEPAPTDCRVALEGVLGDLKMTLDESRGVVTHDPLPTVMGDAPQIRQLFQNLIANAIKFRNSVPPHVHVSAERRGREWVFSVHDNGIGIAPEYAERIFVIFQRLHTRTEYPGTGIGLAICKKIVEHHGGRIWVESQPGQGATFRFTIPDPAPTGHV from the coding sequence ATGCGAATCGTCACGCTGCAGTGGGTGGTGGGGATCTACTGCGCCCTCCTCGGGGCGATGATGATCTCGGTCCCCAACCAATTCGAGATCCCCGCCTTTCTGGCGCTGCAGGCGTATCTGTTCTGGATGGGCACGGGATTCCTGCTGACCGGATTCGGCCTCGTTGCGGCGTCTGCGCGCGTGCTCCCCTGGTGGTTGAGCACCGGCGTCCATGCCACGGCGGGGACGTTCCTGCTGGTGCAGGCCCATGCCTCCGCCTCTACCGGCGTGTGGCCCGCGGCGGCGAACTTCGGGCTGCTGGGGCTCGGGACGGCTCTCGCTCCGCTGTGCGTACCCCGGTCCGATCCGGGGGGGACCGATCGGGGTCGTGACGTGTTCGCCCTCGTCATGGGAGCGGCGGCTGTGGCCAACGGTCTCATCATCCTCGCGTTCCCGAATCAGCTGGCCGCGCCCGTGTACGACGTGGCCCGCCCCCATCTCGGGTGGAGCGGCGGGGCGTTTCTCGTCACCGGCGTTGCCCTCGTCGTTCTGGTGATCTTTCCGCGAACCCCCAGCCTCCTCAGACGCGTCGGGTACCTGGTCGCCGCGTTTCCCCTCTTCGCGTTTCTGATCCTCGTCGCGTGGCCCGCGCGCTCCTGGATCGGGGTGTTGTACTACGGCGGCCTCGGGGCAGCGCTTGCGCTCCTCCCGTGGATCGGTCCCTTCCTCGAGCGGCTCGATCCCTCGTCGCTCCGGGCCCGGTTCGGGCTCGCGCTCGCCGCGTCGATGGCTGTCCCGCTGCTGGTTGCGGTGTCCGTGGTGACGTACTGGGAGGTGCCGGCGCGGGTCGAGCAAGAGATGCGCTCCCAGCAGATCCTGGCCACCGCGCTGGCCCAAGATGTCCAGGATTTCATCGCCATCCACCAGTCCGCGGTGGCCATGTTGGCGGTGTATCCGGGCCTCTCGCGGATGACGCCCGATCGGCAGCGAGAGATCATGCGCATCTTTTCGAGAAGTTACCCGGACGCCGTGGCGTTCGTGACCATCGACGCATCCGGAAATACCATCGCGCGGAGCGACGACCTGCCCCGTCTTTCAGCGGCGGGCACCCAGATCTTTGAAGGGGTCCGGCGGGCAAACGGTCCGTCGCATGCGGTGGTAATCGGACCGTCTATTCATCGGGCGGTCATGCAGTTTGGAACGGCCATCCACGATCCGCGGGGAGCCTTCGCAGGATCTGTGGGGGTGGTCATCGAGCCGAAGCGCATCGCCTCCACCCTCGCGCGCGCCAGCCTCAGCACAAGCGGAGACATCTATCTCGTTGACGAGCGTGGACGCGTGATCGCCTATCGGGATCCGGCGGGCGTGCCGTCGCTGACCGATTTCTCCGGTCGTGCGCCGGTCACCGCCGTGCTCGCGTCGGGCGGCGCGCGCGGCGGGCTCCGCTACACCCTGAGAGGAGAGGAGCGGCTCGCCGGATACGCCCAGATCCCCGAGTTGGGATGGGGGGTGGTCGTGGATCGCTCGCTGGCCGCCGCGGTGGCCGGCGCGAACTCCGCGCGTGAACTGGCGTTCGCCGTCCATCTGGTGCTCGTGGGGGGGGCGATCCTCATCGGCGTTACCGCTGCGGGCCTCTTGACGCGGCCCCTCGAGGCGCTGGCCCGTGAGGCCACGAGGCTCGGGGAAGGGGATCCCGCGGCGTCGCTTCCCGAGAGCGGGGTGGCGGAAGTGGCCAATCTCTCCGCCGCCTTTGAGGAGATGCGGACCCGACTCGCGGCGCGCACCGCGGAGCGGGAGCGCGCCGAGGAGGCCCTCCGAGATCACGCCCGAGAACTGGCCCGTTCGAACGCGGAACTCGAAGAATTCGCGTACGTCGCCTCGCACGACCTGCAGGAGCCGCTGCGGATGATCAAGAGTTACCTGCAGCTGTTGCAGAAGCGGCACGGGCGCACGCTCGATGGCGACGCCCATCAGTTCCTCGCGTACGCGGTCGACGGAGCGTCTCGGATGCAGCAGTTGATCAACGATCTCCTCGCGTACTCGCGCGTGGGGATGACCAAGGCGGAGCCTGCCCCGACGGACTGCCGGGTCGCTCTGGAGGGCGTCCTGGGGGATCTCAAGATGACCCTCGATGAGAGCAGAGGGGTTGTAACCCACGACCCCCTTCCGACGGTCATGGGCGACGCGCCGCAGATTCGCCAGCTGTTTCAGAACTTGATCGCCAACGCCATCAAGTTTCGCAACTCGGTTCCGCCGCATGTCCACGTGTCGGCGGAGCGTCGCGGAAGGGAGTGGGTCTTCTCCGTCCACGACAATGGGATCGGGATTGCGCCGGAGTACGCGGAGCGCATCTTCGTGATCTTCCAACGCCTGCACACCCGTACCGAGTATCCGGGAACCGGCATCGGCCTCGCGATCTGCAAGAAGATCGTCGAGCACCATGGGGGGCGTATCTGGGTGGAGTCCCAGCCGGGGCAGGGGGCGACGTTTCGGTTCACCATTCCAGACCCAGCGCCCACCGGCCATGTCTAG
- a CDS encoding response regulator, which produces MSSLPVQRQLTVLLVEDNVGDVRLVREAFREGRMGHRLDVVGDGVEALAYLRRADGHAEAPRPDLILLDLNVPRKSGHEVLREVKEDPTLRRIPVVVFSSSDAERDVALCYDLHANCCVKKPGGLEEFIAILQAIDTFWLRTISMPARSRYVRGG; this is translated from the coding sequence ATGTCTAGCCTGCCTGTGCAGCGGCAGTTGACCGTGCTCCTGGTCGAGGACAACGTGGGAGACGTGCGTCTGGTGCGGGAAGCCTTCCGGGAGGGGCGGATGGGGCACCGGCTCGATGTCGTCGGCGATGGGGTGGAGGCGCTGGCCTATCTCCGCCGGGCGGACGGGCACGCGGAGGCGCCGCGGCCGGACCTCATTTTACTCGACCTCAACGTTCCCCGGAAGAGCGGACACGAGGTTCTGCGGGAGGTCAAGGAAGATCCCACGCTGAGGCGAATTCCCGTCGTCGTGTTCTCCTCGTCGGACGCGGAACGCGATGTCGCGCTGTGTTACGATTTGCACGCGAACTGCTGCGTCAAGAAACCGGGAGGGTTGGAGGAGTTCATCGCGATCCTCCAGGCGATCGATACGTTCTGGTTGCGAACCATCAGCATGCCGGCTCGCAGTCGATACGTGCGAGGCGGATGA
- a CDS encoding DinB family protein — protein sequence MTSSRIDDLIRAYAEGPRLLETAVAGLSRDELHFTPGPEHWSIHENVVHVADTDVVAASRMRYVIAQPGSALVSFDQTTWARSMDYRAQPLEHALALLRAIRASTTEVLRRAPREAWEQIGVNTEAGPQSLEWLVEHFAAHVPYHLRTIAKRRAQYAQASR from the coding sequence ATGACGAGCAGCCGTATCGACGACCTGATCCGCGCCTACGCCGAGGGTCCTCGCCTCCTCGAGACCGCGGTGGCGGGCCTTTCCCGGGACGAACTCCACTTCACCCCGGGGCCCGAGCACTGGAGCATCCATGAGAACGTCGTCCACGTCGCCGACACGGACGTCGTGGCCGCCTCTCGCATGCGCTATGTGATCGCCCAACCCGGGTCGGCCCTCGTCTCCTTCGATCAGACGACATGGGCTCGATCCATGGACTACCGCGCGCAGCCGCTGGAACACGCGCTGGCTCTCCTCCGCGCGATCCGGGCGTCGACGACCGAGGTGCTGAGGCGCGCGCCGCGGGAAGCCTGGGAGCAGATCGGCGTCAACACCGAAGCGGGACCCCAGTCGCTCGAGTGGCTGGTCGAGCACTTCGCCGCCCATGTGCCCTACCATCTGCGCACGATCGCGAAGCGGCGCGCGCAGTACGCCCAGGCGTCACGGTGA
- the hisC gene encoding histidinol-phosphate transaminase, whose translation MASRLAEELPLKNPPYPRPRNALASLEPYVPGRSAEDVMERFGLTEVAKLGSNENPLGLSPRVREALIRSLDRIHHYPDGESTGLRRRLAARLELTPAHFCVANGVDNVLTCLGLAFLDAGDRVVLGHPTYTAYTGLAKLLGVVPVDVPLREWRFDVEAMAAASRGARAVIVCNPNNPTGTILHHDEVQMLLERVSPEVLVVLDEAYAEWVDDPAFPDAVALLRRHPNVIVLRTFSKIYGLAGLRVGYAIAVPEVAGFLNQVREPFPVNRLAQTAAEAVFDDDAYVEKSFENNRAGKTFLAREMSTLGLRHLPSQANFILVDLGRPAGEVAERLLAWGVIIRPGAMWGLPTWARITIGTPPENTRLVEALSAVLGTPR comes from the coding sequence GTGGCGAGTCGCCTCGCCGAGGAGTTGCCGTTGAAAAACCCGCCCTACCCCCGCCCGCGCAACGCGCTCGCCTCCCTCGAGCCGTACGTCCCCGGCCGATCGGCCGAGGACGTGATGGAGCGGTTTGGGCTCACCGAGGTCGCGAAGCTCGGGAGCAACGAGAACCCGTTGGGCCTCTCCCCTCGCGTGCGAGAGGCGCTGATCCGGTCGCTGGATCGAATTCACCACTATCCCGACGGCGAGTCCACAGGGCTGCGCCGGCGGCTGGCGGCGCGGCTCGAGCTGACCCCCGCGCATTTCTGCGTGGCGAACGGGGTCGACAACGTGCTGACCTGCCTCGGCCTGGCGTTTCTGGACGCCGGGGACCGCGTCGTGCTCGGCCACCCCACGTACACCGCGTACACCGGCCTCGCCAAGCTGCTCGGCGTCGTCCCGGTCGACGTCCCGCTTCGCGAGTGGCGGTTCGACGTGGAGGCGATGGCCGCGGCGTCTCGGGGAGCCAGAGCGGTCATCGTCTGCAACCCCAACAATCCGACGGGCACGATCCTCCACCACGACGAGGTCCAGATGTTGCTGGAACGGGTGTCCCCCGAGGTCCTCGTGGTGCTCGATGAAGCGTATGCGGAGTGGGTGGATGACCCGGCTTTCCCCGATGCGGTTGCGCTCCTCAGGAGGCATCCCAACGTCATCGTGCTCAGAACATTTTCCAAAATCTACGGGCTCGCCGGGCTGCGCGTCGGCTACGCGATCGCCGTGCCTGAGGTCGCGGGGTTCCTCAACCAGGTGCGCGAGCCGTTCCCGGTGAACCGCCTGGCGCAGACCGCGGCAGAGGCGGTCTTCGACGACGACGCGTACGTGGAAAAGTCGTTCGAGAACAACCGCGCCGGCAAAACCTTCTTGGCTAGAGAGATGAGCACGCTCGGCCTCCGGCATCTTCCGAGCCAGGCCAACTTCATCCTGGTCGACCTGGGACGCCCCGCCGGGGAAGTCGCGGAGCGGCTCCTCGCGTGGGGGGTGATCATCAGGCCCGGCGCGATGTGGGGGCTGCCGACGTGGGCGCGGATCACGATCGGGACGCCGCCGGAGAACACCCGACTGGTCGAGGCCCTGTCGGCCGTCCTTGGGACGCCGCGATAG